The genomic DNA GCGCAGCTCCGCGCGCTCGGCCAGCCCGTTGCCGGTGCGAGGCAGCGCCACCAGCGTCCATTCCCCGTTCCATTCCCGCGGCGCGCCGACGTAGATGCGCTGCGAGGCGTGCGCCGTGTGGCGCAGGCCCTGCTCGGAAATCAGGTAGAGGCTGCGCCGGCCGTGGCGTTCGGACTGCAGCCAGTTCTGCGCCACCAGCCGGAACACGCTGGTGCGCAGCAGCCGTTCGTTGATGCCCAGCGGGGCCAGCAACTCGATCAGGTCGCCGAGCCAGATGGCGCCGCCGTGCGGCGCAAGGGCGTCGCCCAGCAGGCTGACGCAGAGCGATTTGGCGCGCGGCGGATCGCTCTTGATGAGGCGTGACAGGTAACGGTCCAGGGGCGACTGAGGGTTTGCCATAAGGGGGGCCGCAAGGGGCCGATATCGGGATCCTGGATATGATACATAAATCCAATGTGATACAGATTTGAGTTTGACAATGGTTTTTTTGTATTAAATAATCCGCCTATGACATGACGGCACTGCGCGGCGTTCGCTTTGCGCTATCGCAAACCGTCTCAAGGAGACAACCATGTACGCTCAACTCGTCGAAACCGGCGTCAAGCAGGTCAAGACCGCGGACCAGCTCGAAGGCCGCGAACAGACGTTCCAGCGCCGCATCGACGAAGGCGTGCGGATCGAGGCCAAGGACTGGATGCCCGAGGCCTACCGCAAGACCCTGGTGCGCCAGATCTCGCAGCACGCGCACTCCGAAATCGTCGGCATGCTGCCGGAAGGCAACTGGATCACCCGCGCTCCGTCGCTCAAGCGCAAGGCCATCCTGCTGGCCAAGGTGCAGGACGAAGCCGGCCACGGCCTCTACCTGTACAGCGCCGCCGAAACCCTGGGCGTATCGCGCGACGACCTGATCGACGACCTGCACGCCGGCCGCGCCAAGTACTCCAGCATCTTCAATTACCCCACGCTCAGCTGGGCCGACATCGGCATGATCGGCTGGCTGGTCGACGGCTCGGCCATCATCAACCAGATCCCGCTGTGCCGTTGCTCCTACGGCCCCTACGCCCGCGCCATGGTGCGCGTCTGTAAGGAGGAGTCCTTCCACCAGCGCCAGGGCTACGACCTGCTGATGCAGATGTGCCTGCACGGCACGCCCGAACAGAAGGCGATGGTGCAGGACTCGCTGAACCGCTGGTGGTGGCCGGCCCTCATGATGTTCGGCCCGTCGGATGCCGACTCTCCCAACAGCGCCCAGTCGATGGCCTGGAAGATCAAGCTCTTCTCCAACGACGAGCTGCGCCAGAAGATGGTCGACCAGACCGTGCCGCAGGCCGAATACCTGGGCCTGACCATTCCCGATCCCGAACTGAAGTGGA from Achromobacter xylosoxidans includes the following:
- the paaA gene encoding 1,2-phenylacetyl-CoA epoxidase subunit PaaA, yielding MYAQLVETGVKQVKTADQLEGREQTFQRRIDEGVRIEAKDWMPEAYRKTLVRQISQHAHSEIVGMLPEGNWITRAPSLKRKAILLAKVQDEAGHGLYLYSAAETLGVSRDDLIDDLHAGRAKYSSIFNYPTLSWADIGMIGWLVDGSAIINQIPLCRCSYGPYARAMVRVCKEESFHQRQGYDLLMQMCLHGTPEQKAMVQDSLNRWWWPALMMFGPSDADSPNSAQSMAWKIKLFSNDELRQKMVDQTVPQAEYLGLTIPDPELKWNAERGHYDFGEIDWSEFYAVLKGNGPCNRERLAARVKAHEDGAWVREALVAYADKQAERKAA